One part of the Oryzias melastigma strain HK-1 linkage group LG21, ASM292280v2, whole genome shotgun sequence genome encodes these proteins:
- the ftcdnl1 gene encoding formiminotransferase N-terminal subdomain-containing protein isoform X3: MYICTEVKIQRRKLTKTKIYGSMSSNTLGRHLVACLLNISEARRKDLVETVARAALYNTEGFLDDSPGVKREGTTVLNIFNDYDYNRSVITIVACVDSIREAVLSACVKACGLIDMSAHTGVHPCLGAVDLIPIYPLGEEVGVEHCAQEARAVAQGLTERVQGASAFLFGWADSRLQRGLAQRRKEMGWFKKTPDMKAVRPDVGPQPQKRYGLTGVGASPYVMNCNVTIDTQDISVGRSIATAIRESTPGGLPGVQVLALPHEGTVEIACNVESVKGDPPCHLAAEPWPSFTIDGQKYCHPPASLITARVAELAGRQGVGLKGTALVGFTPHECRSLAEFALSQGIAEFWKEQRRIRM; the protein is encoded by the exons AGCATGAGTTCAAACACCTTAGGAAGACATCTGGTGGCGTGTCTCCTCAACATTTCTGAGGCGCGCAGGAAAGATCTGGTAGAAACTGTGGCCAGGGCTGCTTTGTACAACACTGAGG GTTTTCTTGATGATTCACCAGGTGTTAAGCGAGAGGGAACCACAGTGCTGAACATCTTCAATGATTATGACTACAACCGGTCTGTCATCACTATTGTTGCCTGTGTTGACTCAATCA GGGAGGCAGTTTTGTCTGCGTGTGTGAAGGCGTGCGGTCTGATTGACATGAGCGCTCACACCGGCGTTCATCCCTGTCTGGGTGCTGTTGACCTCATACCCATCTACCCTTTGGGAGAGGAGGTCGGAGTGGAGCATTGTGCTCAAGAAGCTCGGG CTGTGGCTCAGGGACTCACAGAGAGGGTCCAGGGAGCCAGTGCCTTTCTGTTCGGCTGGGCAGACTCCCGTTTGCAGCGGGGGCTGGCACAAAGGAGAAAGGAGATGGGTTGGTTTAAGAAGACACCTGACATGAAGGCTGTCCGGCCTGACGTGGGTCCACAACCACAGAAACGATACGGCCTCACAG GTGTTGGAGCCAGCCCGTACGTAATGAACTGCAACGTCACCATTGACACTCAGGACATCTCTGTGGGTCGCAGCATCGCCACAGCCATCAGGGAGTCCACCCCCGGGGGCCTCCCTGGTGTTCAGGTTCTGGCTTTACCACACGAGGGAACTGTTGAAATCGCTTGTAATGTGGAAAGCGTGAAGGGGGACCCCCCCTGCCACCTGGCAGCTGAACCTTGGCCATCGTTCACCATAGACGGACAGAAATACTGTCACCCGCCGGCATCTCTCATCACAGCCAGGGTAGCAGAGCTAGCAGGAAGGCAGGGGGTCGGCTTAAAGGGCACGGCTCTGGTTGGGTTCACCCCCCATGAGTGCAGGAGCTTAGCAGAGTTTGCTTTATCGCAAGGAATTGCAGAATTTTGGAAGGAGCAGCGCAGGATTCGCATGTAA
- the ftcdnl1 gene encoding formiminotransferase N-terminal subdomain-containing protein isoform X6, whose translation MSSNTLGRHLVACLLNISEARRKDLVETVARAALYNTEGVKREGTTVLNIFNDYDYNRSVITIVACVDSIREAVLSACVKACGLIDMSAHTGVHPCLGAVDLIPIYPLGEEVGVEHCAQEARAVAQGLTERVQGASAFLFGWADSRLQRGLAQRRKEMGWFKKTPDMKAVRPDVGPQPQKRYGLTGVGASPYVMNCNVTIDTQDISVGRSIATAIRESTPGGLPGVQVLALPHEGTVEIACNVESVKGDPPCHLAAEPWPSFTIDGQKYCHPPASLITARVAELAGRQGVGLKGTALVGFTPHECRSLAEFALSQGIAEFWKEQRRIRM comes from the exons ATGAGTTCAAACACCTTAGGAAGACATCTGGTGGCGTGTCTCCTCAACATTTCTGAGGCGCGCAGGAAAGATCTGGTAGAAACTGTGGCCAGGGCTGCTTTGTACAACACTGAGG GTGTTAAGCGAGAGGGAACCACAGTGCTGAACATCTTCAATGATTATGACTACAACCGGTCTGTCATCACTATTGTTGCCTGTGTTGACTCAATCA GGGAGGCAGTTTTGTCTGCGTGTGTGAAGGCGTGCGGTCTGATTGACATGAGCGCTCACACCGGCGTTCATCCCTGTCTGGGTGCTGTTGACCTCATACCCATCTACCCTTTGGGAGAGGAGGTCGGAGTGGAGCATTGTGCTCAAGAAGCTCGGG CTGTGGCTCAGGGACTCACAGAGAGGGTCCAGGGAGCCAGTGCCTTTCTGTTCGGCTGGGCAGACTCCCGTTTGCAGCGGGGGCTGGCACAAAGGAGAAAGGAGATGGGTTGGTTTAAGAAGACACCTGACATGAAGGCTGTCCGGCCTGACGTGGGTCCACAACCACAGAAACGATACGGCCTCACAG GTGTTGGAGCCAGCCCGTACGTAATGAACTGCAACGTCACCATTGACACTCAGGACATCTCTGTGGGTCGCAGCATCGCCACAGCCATCAGGGAGTCCACCCCCGGGGGCCTCCCTGGTGTTCAGGTTCTGGCTTTACCACACGAGGGAACTGTTGAAATCGCTTGTAATGTGGAAAGCGTGAAGGGGGACCCCCCCTGCCACCTGGCAGCTGAACCTTGGCCATCGTTCACCATAGACGGACAGAAATACTGTCACCCGCCGGCATCTCTCATCACAGCCAGGGTAGCAGAGCTAGCAGGAAGGCAGGGGGTCGGCTTAAAGGGCACGGCTCTGGTTGGGTTCACCCCCCATGAGTGCAGGAGCTTAGCAGAGTTTGCTTTATCGCAAGGAATTGCAGAATTTTGGAAGGAGCAGCGCAGGATTCGCATGTAA
- the ftcdnl1 gene encoding formiminotransferase N-terminal subdomain-containing protein isoform X5, with amino-acid sequence MSSNTLGRHLVACLLNISEARRKDLVETVARAALYNTEGFLDDSPGVKREGTTVLNIFNDYDYNRSVITIVACVDSIREAVLSACVKACGLIDMSAHTGVHPCLGAVDLIPIYPLGEEVGVEHCAQEARAVAQGLTERVQGASAFLFGWADSRLQRGLAQRRKEMGWFKKTPDMKAVRPDVGPQPQKRYGLTGVGASPYVMNCNVTIDTQDISVGRSIATAIRESTPGGLPGVQVLALPHEGTVEIACNVESVKGDPPCHLAAEPWPSFTIDGQKYCHPPASLITARVAELAGRQGVGLKGTALVGFTPHECRSLAEFALSQGIAEFWKEQRRIRM; translated from the exons ATGAGTTCAAACACCTTAGGAAGACATCTGGTGGCGTGTCTCCTCAACATTTCTGAGGCGCGCAGGAAAGATCTGGTAGAAACTGTGGCCAGGGCTGCTTTGTACAACACTGAGG GTTTTCTTGATGATTCACCAGGTGTTAAGCGAGAGGGAACCACAGTGCTGAACATCTTCAATGATTATGACTACAACCGGTCTGTCATCACTATTGTTGCCTGTGTTGACTCAATCA GGGAGGCAGTTTTGTCTGCGTGTGTGAAGGCGTGCGGTCTGATTGACATGAGCGCTCACACCGGCGTTCATCCCTGTCTGGGTGCTGTTGACCTCATACCCATCTACCCTTTGGGAGAGGAGGTCGGAGTGGAGCATTGTGCTCAAGAAGCTCGGG CTGTGGCTCAGGGACTCACAGAGAGGGTCCAGGGAGCCAGTGCCTTTCTGTTCGGCTGGGCAGACTCCCGTTTGCAGCGGGGGCTGGCACAAAGGAGAAAGGAGATGGGTTGGTTTAAGAAGACACCTGACATGAAGGCTGTCCGGCCTGACGTGGGTCCACAACCACAGAAACGATACGGCCTCACAG GTGTTGGAGCCAGCCCGTACGTAATGAACTGCAACGTCACCATTGACACTCAGGACATCTCTGTGGGTCGCAGCATCGCCACAGCCATCAGGGAGTCCACCCCCGGGGGCCTCCCTGGTGTTCAGGTTCTGGCTTTACCACACGAGGGAACTGTTGAAATCGCTTGTAATGTGGAAAGCGTGAAGGGGGACCCCCCCTGCCACCTGGCAGCTGAACCTTGGCCATCGTTCACCATAGACGGACAGAAATACTGTCACCCGCCGGCATCTCTCATCACAGCCAGGGTAGCAGAGCTAGCAGGAAGGCAGGGGGTCGGCTTAAAGGGCACGGCTCTGGTTGGGTTCACCCCCCATGAGTGCAGGAGCTTAGCAGAGTTTGCTTTATCGCAAGGAATTGCAGAATTTTGGAAGGAGCAGCGCAGGATTCGCATGTAA
- the ftcdnl1 gene encoding formiminotransferase N-terminal subdomain-containing protein isoform X4, translating into MYICTEVKIQRRKLTKTKIYGSMSSNTLGRHLVACLLNISEARRKDLVETVARAALYNTEGVKREGTTVLNIFNDYDYNRSVITIVACVDSIREAVLSACVKACGLIDMSAHTGVHPCLGAVDLIPIYPLGEEVGVEHCAQEARAVAQGLTERVQGASAFLFGWADSRLQRGLAQRRKEMGWFKKTPDMKAVRPDVGPQPQKRYGLTGVGASPYVMNCNVTIDTQDISVGRSIATAIRESTPGGLPGVQVLALPHEGTVEIACNVESVKGDPPCHLAAEPWPSFTIDGQKYCHPPASLITARVAELAGRQGVGLKGTALVGFTPHECRSLAEFALSQGIAEFWKEQRRIRM; encoded by the exons AGCATGAGTTCAAACACCTTAGGAAGACATCTGGTGGCGTGTCTCCTCAACATTTCTGAGGCGCGCAGGAAAGATCTGGTAGAAACTGTGGCCAGGGCTGCTTTGTACAACACTGAGG GTGTTAAGCGAGAGGGAACCACAGTGCTGAACATCTTCAATGATTATGACTACAACCGGTCTGTCATCACTATTGTTGCCTGTGTTGACTCAATCA GGGAGGCAGTTTTGTCTGCGTGTGTGAAGGCGTGCGGTCTGATTGACATGAGCGCTCACACCGGCGTTCATCCCTGTCTGGGTGCTGTTGACCTCATACCCATCTACCCTTTGGGAGAGGAGGTCGGAGTGGAGCATTGTGCTCAAGAAGCTCGGG CTGTGGCTCAGGGACTCACAGAGAGGGTCCAGGGAGCCAGTGCCTTTCTGTTCGGCTGGGCAGACTCCCGTTTGCAGCGGGGGCTGGCACAAAGGAGAAAGGAGATGGGTTGGTTTAAGAAGACACCTGACATGAAGGCTGTCCGGCCTGACGTGGGTCCACAACCACAGAAACGATACGGCCTCACAG GTGTTGGAGCCAGCCCGTACGTAATGAACTGCAACGTCACCATTGACACTCAGGACATCTCTGTGGGTCGCAGCATCGCCACAGCCATCAGGGAGTCCACCCCCGGGGGCCTCCCTGGTGTTCAGGTTCTGGCTTTACCACACGAGGGAACTGTTGAAATCGCTTGTAATGTGGAAAGCGTGAAGGGGGACCCCCCCTGCCACCTGGCAGCTGAACCTTGGCCATCGTTCACCATAGACGGACAGAAATACTGTCACCCGCCGGCATCTCTCATCACAGCCAGGGTAGCAGAGCTAGCAGGAAGGCAGGGGGTCGGCTTAAAGGGCACGGCTCTGGTTGGGTTCACCCCCCATGAGTGCAGGAGCTTAGCAGAGTTTGCTTTATCGCAAGGAATTGCAGAATTTTGGAAGGAGCAGCGCAGGATTCGCATGTAA